Proteins from one Lachnospiraceae bacterium KGMB03038 genomic window:
- a CDS encoding sigma-70 family RNA polymerase sigma factor, translating to MNRAILNRYKPNKKELALLDRQLNRLYGRLEEVEEVSGKVSKSSDDWPYIEEYVTVRMAEPKAAAKIKDKIRVKESRRQTVMCEVLEVEGFIESLPEGIERQILEMVYLEGMSQGEVGEILNLERSGISKKISGCLKDSQHSHF from the coding sequence ATGAATAGAGCGATATTGAACAGGTACAAGCCAAACAAAAAAGAGTTGGCATTACTTGATCGGCAACTGAATCGACTGTACGGACGACTGGAGGAAGTCGAGGAAGTATCCGGGAAGGTATCAAAATCCTCGGATGACTGGCCGTACATAGAGGAGTATGTTACTGTCAGGATGGCAGAGCCGAAGGCCGCCGCGAAGATTAAGGACAAGATCAGGGTCAAGGAATCCAGGAGGCAGACGGTTATGTGTGAGGTTTTGGAGGTAGAGGGCTTCATCGAGAGCCTGCCGGAGGGGATTGAGAGGCAGATCCTAGAGATGGTCTACCTGGAAGGGATGAGCCAGGGAGAAGTTGGAGAGATATTGAACCTTGAAAGAAGCGGAATATCCAAAAAGATAAGTGGCTGCCTAAAAGATTCACAGCATTCACACTTTTAG
- a CDS encoding terminase, with amino-acid sequence MPRARSPKRDEAMRIWLSSNGQKKLKDIAAEMGVSETQIRKWKNQDKWNGNVTKLAKGNVTKRKRGGQPGNKNAVGHGAPQGNQNATKHGLFSRYLPEDTRELFYSLDSADPLDLLWDQIKLAYTAIIRAQQIMHVRDRKDKTIEKVEEKDGNVIGERWEVQQAWDKQASFLQAQAKAQRELTSMIRQYEELLHKNWKLATKEQKARIAQLKAQTQKITGEGLEVEDMSEIEAEIYEADQEKENA; translated from the coding sequence GTGCCAAGAGCAAGAAGTCCGAAACGGGATGAGGCTATGCGGATATGGCTTTCATCAAACGGACAAAAGAAACTGAAGGACATAGCTGCGGAGATGGGGGTGTCAGAAACCCAGATCCGCAAGTGGAAAAACCAAGATAAATGGAATGGTAACGTTACCAAACTGGCGAAAGGTAACGTTACCAAACGGAAACGCGGCGGGCAGCCAGGTAACAAGAACGCTGTCGGCCACGGCGCACCGCAGGGGAATCAGAACGCCACGAAGCACGGGCTATTCTCCCGGTATCTTCCAGAAGATACCAGGGAGCTTTTTTATTCCCTGGATTCCGCTGATCCGCTTGATCTTCTGTGGGATCAGATCAAGCTTGCTTATACGGCCATTATCCGGGCACAGCAGATCATGCACGTCCGGGACCGGAAGGACAAGACTATTGAGAAGGTCGAAGAAAAAGACGGTAATGTGATCGGGGAGCGATGGGAGGTACAGCAGGCTTGGGACAAGCAGGCTTCCTTCCTGCAGGCGCAGGCCAAGGCCCAGAGAGAGTTGACCAGCATGATCCGGCAGTACGAAGAGTTGCTGCATAAGAACTGGAAATTGGCGACAAAAGAGCAGAAAGCCAGAATCGCACAGTTAAAAGCCCAAACACAGAAAATCACGGGAGAGGGGCTTGAAGTAGAAGATATGTCGGAAATCGAGGCGGAGATCTATGAAGCAGATCAGGAAAAAGAAAACGCTTAA
- a CDS encoding PBSX family phage terminase large subunit: protein MKQIRKKKTLNYVFSEKHKDYIRACRDCEFNVAEGAVRAGKTVDNVFAFAQELKTTPDRIHLATGSTVGNAKLNIGVCNGLGLENIFRGQCHWGKFKDNEALFVRGPDTGWRQRIIIFAGGAKEDSYKRIRGNSYGMWIATEISLHHDKTIKEANNRLLAARRLKIFWDLNPDNPKHPIYTDYIDKYRDMAAAGNFPGGYNYMHCTIYDNKTITAERLKRIESRYDKNSIWYMRDIKGMRVVASGLIYRRFADDVSTQQYTFRLADKPKDIMEIILGIDFGGSASGHSFSATAITRGYRFVVALATEMIPCKDKSGNQIEIDPELLGNMFCDFAQRILSIYGFVTTVYADSAEQTLIAGIRSSLRKHGLGWIRVENALKTEINDRINALAILMAQRRFFYVENQCNSLETALCTAVWDPDEITKNVRLDDGTSDIDSLDSFEYTFERRISQLIKYG from the coding sequence ATGAAGCAGATCAGGAAAAAGAAAACGCTTAATTATGTGTTTTCTGAAAAGCATAAAGATTATATCCGGGCCTGTCGTGATTGCGAATTCAATGTGGCGGAAGGAGCTGTCCGGGCTGGGAAGACGGTAGACAATGTTTTTGCATTTGCTCAAGAATTGAAAACGACACCTGACAGAATCCACCTTGCGACAGGATCCACAGTTGGAAATGCCAAGCTAAACATTGGTGTCTGTAATGGACTTGGTCTGGAGAATATATTCAGGGGACAATGCCACTGGGGGAAATTTAAGGATAATGAGGCTCTGTTTGTGAGAGGGCCTGATACCGGATGGCGACAGAGGATTATCATATTTGCGGGCGGGGCAAAAGAAGACAGCTATAAACGTATCCGAGGAAACTCTTATGGTATGTGGATCGCTACTGAAATAAGCCTCCATCATGATAAAACGATCAAGGAGGCCAATAATCGTCTGCTGGCGGCACGGCGATTAAAGATATTTTGGGACCTAAATCCTGATAACCCGAAACATCCAATATACACAGATTACATAGACAAGTACAGGGATATGGCCGCCGCGGGCAACTTCCCTGGGGGCTACAACTATATGCACTGTACGATCTATGATAATAAAACTATCACTGCTGAGCGCCTGAAGCGGATAGAGAGCAGATATGACAAAAACAGTATCTGGTATATGCGGGATATCAAGGGTATGCGTGTTGTGGCGAGTGGCCTTATCTACCGTAGATTTGCGGATGACGTTAGCACCCAGCAATATACATTCCGTCTGGCGGATAAGCCCAAAGATATCATGGAGATTATCCTTGGGATAGACTTTGGCGGCTCGGCTTCCGGCCATTCTTTTTCCGCGACCGCTATTACCAGAGGGTATAGATTTGTTGTTGCTTTAGCGACTGAGATGATCCCCTGTAAGGATAAAAGCGGTAATCAGATAGAGATTGATCCAGAACTGTTGGGTAATATGTTTTGTGATTTTGCGCAGCGGATATTAAGCATATACGGCTTTGTTACAACCGTATACGCGGATTCTGCGGAGCAGACGTTGATCGCCGGGATCCGAAGCAGTCTTAGAAAGCACGGATTGGGATGGATCAGGGTGGAAAATGCGCTCAAGACGGAGATCAATGACCGGATAAATGCACTTGCTATCTTAATGGCGCAGAGAAGATTTTTCTATGTGGAAAATCAATGCAACAGTCTGGAAACAGCGCTGTGCACGGCTGTATGGGATCCAGATGAGATTACGAAAAATGTCAGGTTGGATGATGGAACGAGCGATATAGACAGCCTGGACAGTTTTGAGTATACATTTGAGCGGCGGATCAGCCAGCTCATCAAATATGGATAG
- a CDS encoding phage portal protein gives MRYTKMYEAIAKILKTEEQISFVMSDIMAKRIELWSMLFQDKEPWLSDTVKSLNLPASIAGEIARLVTLEMDTKVEGSARAAYIDKVYQKTVKKLRIYVEFACAKGGLILKPYVTDSGMCTEFIQADSFFPLSFDDDDNITRCVFLDQFRDGNSIYTRIEYHKLDGGFLTIRNRAFVSMTDGVLGSEIPLHIVPKWGGLESQMIFENVQKLPVGYFKVPMANQEDNTSPLGVSCYSRGVGLIKEADERYSQISWEYKGKEVAVHIAESLLSRNPQTQELEYPDGKKRLYRELDYNSGAVDKPLLDVFSPDIRDQSLFNGLNQQLRRVEFACNLAYGTLSDPNNTDKTAEEIRASKQRSYSFVESCQSALQDALDDYITAIDFWATIYNLAPFGNYHTSYKWDDSLVVDTEKERQTDRADVAMGAMQLWEYRAKHYDEDDETAKRMVAQPADLIEE, from the coding sequence ATGAGATATACGAAAATGTATGAGGCGATCGCAAAGATCCTAAAAACTGAAGAGCAGATATCTTTTGTGATGTCAGATATCATGGCTAAGCGTATCGAGCTATGGTCTATGCTTTTCCAAGATAAGGAACCTTGGCTCAGTGATACGGTAAAAAGTTTGAATCTCCCCGCCTCTATTGCTGGAGAGATTGCAAGGCTTGTGACCCTTGAGATGGACACTAAAGTGGAGGGAAGCGCAAGAGCGGCGTATATAGATAAAGTCTACCAAAAGACAGTTAAAAAATTGAGGATCTATGTAGAATTTGCCTGTGCAAAAGGAGGTCTTATCCTAAAGCCATATGTGACAGACTCTGGGATGTGTACAGAATTTATACAGGCAGACAGTTTTTTTCCTCTTTCCTTTGATGACGATGACAATATAACACGCTGCGTCTTTCTGGACCAGTTTCGAGATGGGAATTCCATCTATACAAGGATTGAATATCATAAGCTTGATGGAGGATTTCTGACGATCAGGAATAGGGCTTTTGTATCTATGACAGATGGAGTTTTAGGATCGGAGATACCACTTCATATCGTACCCAAATGGGGCGGGCTTGAGAGCCAGATGATATTTGAAAATGTTCAGAAACTGCCGGTTGGATATTTTAAGGTCCCGATGGCGAATCAGGAAGACAATACCAGCCCCCTGGGGGTGTCCTGCTATAGTCGAGGGGTTGGTCTCATTAAAGAGGCCGATGAAAGATATTCTCAGATTAGCTGGGAATACAAAGGGAAAGAGGTCGCGGTACACATAGCGGAGAGCCTGCTATCCAGAAATCCCCAAACCCAAGAACTTGAGTATCCAGATGGAAAGAAACGGTTATATCGTGAGCTGGATTATAACTCTGGAGCTGTAGATAAACCGCTGTTAGATGTGTTTTCTCCAGATATTCGCGATCAGTCCCTGTTTAATGGACTGAACCAGCAGTTGAGGCGAGTAGAGTTTGCGTGTAATCTGGCTTATGGGACATTGTCAGATCCAAACAATACGGACAAAACAGCGGAAGAGATACGGGCCAGCAAGCAAAGATCCTATTCCTTCGTGGAATCCTGTCAGAGTGCGTTACAGGACGCTCTGGACGATTATATCACAGCCATTGATTTCTGGGCTACAATATATAACTTGGCGCCATTCGGGAACTATCACACATCCTACAAATGGGATGATTCTCTTGTGGTGGATACAGAGAAAGAACGCCAAACAGATCGAGCGGATGTTGCAATGGGGGCAATGCAGTTATGGGAATACCGAGCAAAGCACTATGATGAAGACGATGAGACTGCCAAACGAATGGTGGCGCAACCGGCCGATCTGATTGAAGAGTAG
- a CDS encoding minor capsid protein — translation MMSQGEIEALTITMEQAAAKLERDIMLDIVRRIKANAGMTSTAEYQINRLRQLDLSDAYIQEQIQTYLKVSNDEMERIFNNVVENQYEKFNGIYESTGISQKPFGDHVAIQTVISSALAQTDETFKNISQSMGFSVKKGGKTEFLPVAEYYQQTLDNAILGIATGAFDYNSALNRVVKQMTMSGLRTIDYASGRSYRIESASRTALMTGFSQITGYMNEQVAAELGTDNYEVSYHMGARPTHQWWQGRVYSYQELIYTCGLGTVTGLCGINCYHWYEPFIRGVSARNYTDKELDAMIREENRPKSYQGKEYTTYTALQKQRKMELLMRKQRQDIMLLKEGGGSSLDILAAQARYRYTMNDYVSFSKAMNLPQQMERVYMDGLGKVGRSGTIPRPKRREKNTGAFSVLEVPMQKRTVDRIAKKYGITISDLQIKIQRDEEHLRRPMMGCADYDNIGRIDLFPNSFKNEEALIRTLIHERCHVLQLRKYGKKYTQEHINKMEEVAYKFEDFWYNIVRKRVQP, via the coding sequence ATGATGAGCCAAGGAGAGATCGAGGCGCTGACCATTACAATGGAGCAGGCTGCGGCAAAGTTGGAGCGAGACATCATGCTGGATATCGTCCGCAGGATCAAAGCCAATGCCGGAATGACATCTACGGCAGAGTATCAGATCAACCGCCTGCGGCAACTTGATCTATCAGATGCCTATATACAGGAGCAGATCCAGACATATCTCAAAGTGTCCAACGATGAAATGGAGCGGATTTTTAATAATGTCGTCGAAAATCAATATGAGAAGTTTAATGGCATCTATGAATCCACTGGAATATCTCAAAAACCCTTTGGAGATCACGTGGCAATTCAGACGGTGATTTCCTCTGCGCTTGCCCAGACGGATGAAACATTCAAGAATATCTCTCAGAGCATGGGTTTTTCTGTCAAGAAGGGCGGGAAAACGGAGTTTCTTCCGGTGGCTGAATATTACCAGCAGACATTGGACAATGCCATTCTTGGGATAGCAACAGGGGCTTTTGATTACAACTCTGCACTGAACAGAGTGGTTAAGCAGATGACTATGAGCGGCCTTAGGACTATTGATTATGCCTCTGGGAGATCCTATCGGATAGAATCCGCTTCCAGGACGGCCCTCATGACAGGATTTTCCCAGATTACTGGCTATATGAATGAGCAGGTAGCCGCAGAGTTGGGGACAGATAATTATGAGGTGTCCTACCACATGGGCGCCAGGCCAACCCATCAATGGTGGCAGGGAAGGGTGTACAGCTACCAAGAGCTGATCTATACTTGTGGACTTGGCACTGTCACAGGATTGTGCGGGATCAACTGCTATCACTGGTATGAGCCCTTCATCCGTGGCGTATCGGCCAGAAATTATACAGATAAAGAACTGGACGCAATGATCCGGGAAGAGAATCGCCCAAAATCTTACCAGGGAAAGGAATATACCACTTACACGGCCCTTCAGAAGCAGAGAAAGATGGAGCTCCTAATGCGAAAGCAACGCCAGGACATTATGCTGTTGAAAGAAGGAGGTGGAAGCTCCCTTGATATTCTGGCGGCACAGGCCAGATATAGGTACACGATGAATGACTATGTATCATTCTCCAAGGCCATGAACCTACCACAGCAGATGGAAAGGGTGTATATGGATGGGCTTGGAAAGGTAGGAAGGAGCGGAACGATTCCAAGGCCAAAACGCAGAGAGAAAAATACGGGGGCTTTTTCTGTACTTGAAGTTCCTATGCAAAAAAGAACCGTTGACCGTATTGCTAAGAAATATGGAATAACTATATCCGATTTGCAGATAAAAATACAAAGAGACGAGGAACACTTGCGGCGTCCGATGATGGGATGTGCTGATTATGATAATATCGGAAGGATTGACTTGTTTCCCAATTCTTTCAAAAATGAGGAAGCGCTGATCAGGACACTGATACATGAGCGATGTCATGTGCTGCAGCTTAGAAAATATGGCAAGAAATATACGCAGGAGCATATCAATAAGATGGAGGAAGTTGCATACAAGTTCGAAGATTTCTGGTATAATATAGTCAGAAAGAGGGTGCAGCCATGA
- a CDS encoding phage major capsid protein, producing MAVNIVNRADVEALIREQVVSTVFQDAPKQSTFLGMARKLPNMTSKQTRIRVLDFLPTAYWVNGDTGMKQTTRQAWDNVFLTAAELAVIVPIPESVFDDAEIDIMGEITPRVNEAIGQRVDGAVIFGDNRPAEWDADIITRARQAGNNVAPAEGKDWYDLILGEDGVFAKVENDGYGVNGAIAAMNFKSKLRGLRDANGVPIFMRTMQESARYTLDGAEMAFPENGGFFSNIAQLVVGDFSQAVYSIRQDITVKILDQGVIQDPETKEIVYNLAQQDMIALRVVFRMGWALPNPATRMNEDRTGCPFAYIEPGTPVTTQTVTFTVQDSESTAIQGARVSVDGAILTTDDSGQAVFNLRKGFYKAKVSAKGYVSSTQTVTVDNAAVPLTVKLAEQA from the coding sequence ATGGCAGTAAATATTGTAAATCGGGCGGATGTGGAAGCTCTCATCCGCGAACAAGTTGTATCTACAGTGTTCCAGGACGCGCCAAAGCAGTCTACATTTTTAGGGATGGCCAGGAAGCTCCCTAATATGACCAGCAAACAGACTCGAATCAGGGTACTTGATTTCCTCCCGACCGCTTATTGGGTCAATGGGGATACCGGAATGAAACAGACCACCAGGCAGGCTTGGGACAATGTGTTTTTGACCGCTGCAGAGTTGGCTGTGATTGTACCTATCCCGGAATCAGTTTTTGATGACGCGGAAATCGACATCATGGGTGAAATTACCCCTAGAGTAAATGAAGCCATTGGACAGCGAGTCGATGGAGCCGTTATTTTTGGTGACAACAGACCAGCAGAATGGGATGCAGATATTATCACTCGTGCAAGACAGGCGGGGAACAATGTTGCGCCGGCAGAGGGAAAAGACTGGTATGATCTGATCCTTGGGGAAGATGGCGTTTTTGCGAAGGTTGAAAATGATGGATACGGCGTAAATGGCGCTATTGCGGCTATGAATTTCAAGTCCAAGCTCCGTGGCTTGAGAGACGCAAATGGAGTTCCGATTTTCATGAGAACTATGCAGGAGTCCGCAAGATATACCTTGGATGGTGCTGAAATGGCTTTCCCAGAAAATGGAGGTTTCTTCTCGAATATCGCACAGCTTGTAGTAGGGGATTTCTCCCAGGCGGTGTATTCTATTCGTCAGGATATCACAGTTAAGATTTTGGATCAGGGCGTTATCCAGGATCCAGAAACGAAAGAAATCGTCTACAACCTGGCACAGCAGGACATGATCGCATTGCGTGTAGTCTTTCGTATGGGCTGGGCGCTTCCGAATCCTGCTACGCGAATGAACGAAGACAGAACCGGTTGTCCATTTGCGTACATTGAACCTGGAACGCCTGTAACAACTCAGACAGTTACTTTTACTGTGCAGGATAGCGAATCTACAGCGATTCAGGGCGCACGGGTAAGCGTAGATGGAGCAATTTTAACTACAGACGATTCTGGTCAGGCTGTATTTAACCTGCGCAAAGGATTTTACAAAGCTAAAGTTTCCGCGAAAGGCTATGTGTCCTCTACCCAGACTGTGACTGTTGACAATGCAGCAGTACCGCTTACCGTAAAGTTGGCTGAACAGGCGTGA
- a CDS encoding phage tail tape measure protein, with the protein MASDGTIKITTELDNQKAEQALSKFGSIVKKGVAAIGIAKITSEVAQLGAYVAQTGIQFESAFAGVQKTVDATDEELAGFREGIRDMAKDIPQTASEIAGVAEAAGQLGIKNENLLDFTRTMSDLGVATNMSATEAATSLARLANITQMPQENFGRLGSTIVALGNNLATTESEITEMGLRLAGAGSQVGMTEDQILGLAGAISSVGIEADAGGSAVSTVMTKMQLAVEQGGESLEQFANVAGMSAEEFQQAFREDAAQALVAFVEGLGTMESRGQSAIATLSDMEITEIRQRDALLRLAGAGDTLSEALGIASQAWDENNALTNEAEQRYQTLESQLQILKNNVDDFAISLYDGIRDPMAEVVTESIGYVQRLHDAFNAGGVTTVASEMGAVMNDVADDIAGTSQAAAGLVTPLKDVANAGGNLAKSVLPVLGDGAKFTAENFDAILPVLTGVVAGYKLYNTIGQKTATVLKASTAATAALNKMEKANSLQLVTLNGGLTVRQTLLGVYNGQITATTAATGLWTKAQTALNKAMNANPIGVAVAGATALIAVGTAIKNVVTRETEAEREHSQALKESAEAATENRKAAEERKQAYEELVESQNTQAAGDVAQLDRLKGLNDELNSIVDANGRVKAGEEDRAAFITSQLSSALGVEISMTDGVISNYQELQGEIQSLIQQKRVEAVMSAQQAKYEEAVANQMQVAAEASANLTAMKQAENDVKRESAELSQLEEEYNQAVLDGNKKQVSVLGEKIKRQEEDVEKAKEAYEENKKAYEGNTELLAQYSNDIDMYTALAEAAATGNAEAIEAAISQITAGIKTASNATSEELQQQVVNVSNMENLIRQEVEKGTPGFTQAMLTQAQDATTAALEEFAKAAPQTAAELAKVPPEAVAALVAGDMRGQLSAEASGAVDGMLEQFDGLDAETQEAFAQAIYGALEGLEGFEDLKDPAEEGVEAFLETLRTALDEHSPSKKTEEIFRLAMEGAAQGIESGKEGVLTKGGELISAFLALFSGGEEGGALGGKLQGIGSTVMSMFGIGVSSQTENSQAAGKANADAANAGAGSVDPTGTGSKFGGQYNSGVSGMSGAARGVGSVLGSNANAGAGSVTGTGAGGKFGSQYASGVGGKSGEARLKGEALGDSAEAGADTADGSSAGSNFGSGFVKGIGDWISDAASKAAELASSALDAAKRKLGIKSPSREARKVGHWFDQGLAGGIEDEKSAVEKASQDVSQAALDNLKGLDIEAAMADVYFSVDANQAKVADNIVSAVGAREALAWKDREKNLTVSLSDEDIKKLAREFAAIVSTSIANEMDGMGIYAKNREFARVVREVVGQ; encoded by the coding sequence ATGGCAAGCGACGGAACAATAAAAATCACTACAGAACTTGATAATCAAAAAGCAGAGCAGGCCCTATCAAAGTTTGGGAGCATTGTAAAAAAGGGCGTTGCCGCTATCGGAATCGCTAAAATCACCTCTGAAGTGGCGCAATTGGGAGCTTATGTTGCCCAGACCGGGATCCAGTTTGAATCCGCCTTTGCTGGTGTTCAGAAGACGGTAGACGCTACCGATGAAGAATTGGCTGGCTTCCGGGAAGGAATCAGGGATATGGCGAAGGATATTCCGCAGACAGCCTCCGAGATTGCTGGAGTTGCGGAAGCGGCTGGACAATTAGGTATTAAAAATGAAAATCTCTTGGATTTTACCCGGACCATGTCTGATCTGGGTGTGGCCACAAATATGTCAGCGACAGAAGCGGCGACATCCCTTGCGAGGCTTGCAAATATCACGCAAATGCCGCAGGAAAATTTTGGCCGCCTTGGGTCTACGATCGTTGCTCTTGGCAATAATCTAGCCACGACAGAGAGCGAGATCACGGAAATGGGACTAAGGCTTGCCGGTGCTGGGAGCCAGGTCGGAATGACAGAAGATCAGATCCTGGGCCTGGCCGGAGCGATCTCTTCCGTCGGCATCGAGGCGGACGCTGGAGGATCTGCGGTGTCCACGGTAATGACCAAAATGCAGTTGGCCGTAGAACAGGGCGGAGAATCATTGGAGCAGTTTGCAAACGTGGCAGGCATGTCGGCAGAGGAATTCCAGCAAGCGTTCCGAGAAGACGCCGCCCAGGCACTTGTGGCGTTTGTAGAAGGTCTTGGGACAATGGAATCCAGGGGCCAGAGTGCGATCGCCACATTGTCCGATATGGAGATCACGGAGATCCGGCAAAGGGACGCTCTTCTGCGTCTGGCGGGGGCCGGAGATACGCTGTCTGAAGCTCTGGGGATTGCCTCTCAAGCATGGGACGAAAATAACGCCCTTACCAATGAGGCAGAACAGAGATATCAGACACTGGAAAGCCAGCTTCAGATCCTGAAAAACAATGTAGATGATTTTGCGATCAGCCTCTATGACGGGATCCGAGACCCTATGGCTGAGGTGGTCACGGAATCTATTGGCTATGTACAGCGTCTGCATGACGCATTTAATGCGGGCGGGGTCACTACGGTGGCGTCTGAAATGGGCGCAGTTATGAATGATGTTGCTGACGATATCGCCGGGACCAGCCAGGCAGCCGCTGGACTGGTGACTCCGCTGAAAGATGTGGCAAATGCAGGAGGCAATCTGGCTAAATCAGTTCTTCCAGTGCTGGGAGACGGAGCGAAGTTTACGGCTGAGAATTTTGACGCGATTCTTCCGGTATTAACGGGAGTGGTTGCTGGGTACAAACTATACAATACTATAGGCCAGAAGACGGCCACTGTACTTAAAGCCAGTACCGCAGCGACAGCGGCGTTGAATAAAATGGAAAAGGCCAATTCCCTACAACTGGTAACACTTAATGGGGGATTGACTGTAAGGCAAACGCTTCTTGGCGTATATAATGGCCAGATCACTGCCACAACCGCAGCAACAGGATTATGGACCAAAGCCCAGACTGCGCTAAATAAGGCGATGAATGCCAACCCAATCGGGGTGGCAGTGGCAGGGGCAACAGCCCTGATTGCAGTTGGGACAGCGATCAAAAATGTTGTGACCCGTGAGACTGAGGCAGAACGGGAACACTCCCAGGCGCTGAAGGAATCCGCTGAGGCAGCTACCGAGAATCGGAAAGCGGCTGAGGAAAGAAAACAGGCTTATGAGGAACTGGTAGAATCCCAAAACACCCAGGCGGCGGGAGATGTCGCACAGCTTGATCGATTGAAAGGCTTAAACGATGAGCTAAATTCGATCGTGGACGCAAATGGCCGGGTAAAGGCTGGAGAAGAGGACAGAGCTGCTTTCATCACCTCGCAGTTATCCAGCGCCCTTGGCGTGGAAATCTCCATGACCGATGGCGTGATCAGCAATTACCAGGAGCTCCAGGGAGAGATTCAAAGCCTGATCCAGCAGAAACGGGTTGAGGCTGTCATGTCTGCACAGCAGGCCAAGTATGAGGAGGCTGTGGCGAACCAGATGCAGGTTGCGGCGGAAGCCTCCGCTAATCTGACGGCCATGAAGCAGGCTGAGAACGATGTGAAGCGGGAAAGCGCAGAACTGTCTCAATTAGAGGAAGAATATAATCAGGCGGTACTTGACGGAAACAAAAAACAAGTTAGTGTCTTGGGCGAAAAGATTAAGCGCCAGGAAGAAGACGTTGAGAAAGCCAAAGAAGCCTACGAAGAAAATAAGAAGGCTTACGAAGGAAATACGGAACTGTTGGCGCAGTATTCCAATGATATCGACATGTACACCGCTCTCGCGGAAGCGGCGGCTACAGGGAACGCGGAAGCGATCGAGGCGGCGATCAGCCAGATAACGGCTGGTATTAAAACGGCCAGCAATGCCACCAGCGAAGAGCTTCAGCAACAGGTAGTCAATGTCTCCAACATGGAGAACCTGATCCGTCAGGAAGTGGAAAAGGGAACACCTGGATTTACCCAGGCCATGTTAACCCAGGCGCAAGATGCCACGACGGCCGCATTGGAAGAATTTGCGAAGGCCGCTCCTCAGACGGCCGCGGAGTTGGCGAAAGTGCCACCAGAGGCAGTGGCCGCATTGGTGGCCGGTGATATGCGAGGCCAGCTTTCCGCCGAGGCCAGCGGAGCCGTGGATGGAATGCTGGAGCAGTTTGATGGACTGGACGCGGAAACGCAAGAGGCGTTTGCGCAGGCGATCTACGGCGCCCTGGAAGGCCTGGAGGGGTTCGAGGATCTGAAAGACCCCGCAGAAGAAGGGGTGGAAGCGTTTCTTGAAACTCTCAGAACCGCATTGGATGAGCACTCTCCATCCAAAAAGACGGAGGAAATCTTCCGGCTTGCGATGGAAGGAGCTGCGCAGGGAATTGAAAGCGGGAAAGAAGGCGTCCTAACGAAAGGTGGGGAACTCATTTCCGCGTTTCTGGCATTGTTTTCCGGCGGCGAAGAAGGCGGGGCCCTTGGCGGAAAGCTGCAGGGCATTGGCTCCACTGTAATGAGTATGTTTGGGATTGGCGTGTCCTCCCAAACGGAGAATTCCCAGGCTGCGGGGAAAGCCAACGCTGACGCCGCAAACGCAGGAGCCGGATCTGTGGACCCAACCGGGACTGGTAGCAAATTTGGCGGCCAGTACAACTCCGGAGTTTCCGGGATGTCTGGAGCGGCAAGAGGTGTGGGTAGTGTCCTTGGAAGCAATGCAAACGCAGGTGCTGGATCTGTGACAGGAACAGGAGCCGGCGGAAAGTTTGGTTCTCAGTACGCCTCTGGAGTTGGCGGGAAAAGCGGAGAAGCACGGTTGAAAGGTGAAGCTCTTGGTGACAGCGCGGAAGCAGGAGCAGATACCGCAGATGGAAGCAGTGCTGGATCAAATTTTGGATCAGGATTTGTAAAAGGGATTGGGGACTGGATCAGCGATGCTGCAAGCAAGGCTGCGGAACTGGCAAGCAGTGCACTGGACGCGGCGAAAAGGAAACTTGGTATTAAGTCCCCGTCAAGGGAGGCGCGAAAGGTTGGCCATTGGTTTGACCAAGGCCTTGCCGGCGGAATCGAGGATGAAAAGAGTGCGGTCGAGAAAGCGTCTCAAGATGTTTCTCAGGCGGCTCTGGATAACCTGAAAGGGCTTGATATCGAGGCCGCGATGGCTGATGTGTACTTTTCCGTGGACGCGAATCAGGCGAAAGTGGCTGATAATATCGTGAGTGCGGTAGGGGCAAGGGAAGCGCTTGCCTGGAAGGACAGGGAGAAGAATCTTACCGTGTCCCTATCCGATGAGGACATAAAGAAACTGGCAAGAGAATTTGCGGCGATTGTTTCTACGTCTATCGCAAACGAGATGGACGGAATGGGAATCTATGCGAAGAACCGAGAGTTTGCGCGCGTGGTGAGGGAGGTTGTAGGACAGTGA